Genomic DNA from Theobroma cacao cultivar B97-61/B2 chromosome 3, Criollo_cocoa_genome_V2, whole genome shotgun sequence:
GGCATTTCTCTCTTCCACTACGCTGCTTGCTTAGCTTTGAACATCTTTCTGTCTCTGCTCTATCACCCTTTACACCCATGGGTAAGCAATCATATCGATTTCTTTTTAGAATttaatctatttttcttcGTCTAATCTaccttattttttctttttctttttgtttacaTTGATTTACAGCAAAGGTGAAGATCGGAATCAACGGTACGTTGATCTTACGCtgatataattttataagtttttctttcgatcttaaattaagatctaatttagttttttttttcttattacaaatgaataaaattaggATTCGGTAGGATCGGTAGATTGGTGGCTAGAGTTGCTCTGCAGAGGGACGATGTTGAACTCGTTGCTGTTAATGATCCTTTTATCAGTACTGATTACATGGTAtctctttttactttatttgatcatttcttatttcttatttttcttttctacaaagttttcattttttttatggcggattgttatttatttgctcttttttttttttggattatgGTTTTTTAGACATATATGTTTAGGTACGACAGTGTTCACGGTCAATGGAAGCATAACGAGCTCAAAGTAAAGGATTCAAAGACCCTTCTCTTTGGCGAGAAGCCAGTTACCGTTTTCGGTATTAGGTATAATTTGCTCTTCAAAATTCAGGATGTTTAATTTTAACCTTTGTTAGTATATATGATTGAGCACGGAGTGAACTGTGTTTTATGTAACTCTAGGAACCCAGAGGAGATCCCATGGGGTGAGACCGGAGCCGAATACATTGTTGAGTCAACTGGAGTGTTCACTGACAAAGACAAGGCTGCTGCCCACTTGaaggtatttttttatttcgttTGTCTTTgcatttttgaaattttttttttatgttattttcctgcatggtttttctttgttatttaaTTGTGAATGCCCTGTTGAATTTTGGTCTGTTTCTTTGGAATATAGTAAGTAAAGCATAATGATGAATCTATTTATAACTCTTCAGGCGTATGGTAAGGTTCTTCACCATGAATTGACTTGAACTTACACAGGGATTATCTCAAATGATGTTGGTTGATTGATTATCAGGGTGGCGCTAAGAAAGTAATCATCTCAGCCCCCAGCAAAGATGCTCCTATGTTTGTTGTGGGTGTTAATGAGAAGGAATACAAGCCAGAATACGACATTATTTCCAATGCTAGCTGCACCACCAACTGCCTTGCTCCCCTTGCTAAGGTTTATCTTTGATTGTTATTCTTGAGTGACTTAATCTTTACTCTGATCTCAGTTGGCAACTGTTAATATTGCCTTGAATTACAGGTCATTCATGACAAATTCGGCATTGTTGAGGGTCTTATGACAACTGTTCATTCCATTACTGGTAAGTTTTCCAACCGAATTTTTGCGCAGTTATTTTAGTCTGCTCTGTGTATTCATTGTGTTCTTCCACTCTTACTCAGCCACACAAAAAACTGTGGATGGTCCATCAATGAAGGACTGGAGAGGAGGAAGAGCTGCTTCATTCAACATCATTCCTAGCAGTACTGGAGCTGCAAAGGTAAAAATTGTGTCAAGATTGTAGCTCAAGAGTTGATAAGCACTCTCcactttcatttcataattattattcttttattttctagaGATTGATTTCTGCTAAGAAGACTGTTGATTGCAAAACAGAAAGATAATTAGTTCAATGAAATCCCCTTTTCCATAAGTATGCATATAGgaaccaattttttttcagtaGGTTAGATTGCTGTTCCTTGTTATCCTTCACATTCCAACATCCAATGCTAATATTTTTTGGGATGAATTCTGTTTTGTCACTAGGCTGTTGGTAAGGTGCTGCCTGCCTTGAATGGAAAATTAACTGGAATGGCTTTTCGTGTTCCCACTGTTAATGTCTCAGTGGTTGACCTCACAGTAAGACTTGAGAAGGCAGCCTCCTACGAGGAAATCAAAGCTGCTGTCAAGTAAGGAATTTCTTAGTTGTAGTTTAAAGTGTGCTCTGTGCGCCAATTGAAGATATTCCTTTCCTATAATATTTAGGCTACGCTTGTTTTGtggaataaataataatgaaataaaataattattttttttaaaaaaaataagataagaataaaataaagtaattattACGTAATTTGGTAcgataaattaaatatagtaggaatagttattataatttattgcAATGTTTggttattaaaaataatgttgaaataagaaagaaataaaaaattaaaaaataaaaatatcttttattatatatataatttatattttattttttaaatatcaataatttataatttatttaaaatatgaataattaaaaatttaaatgttaatattttatttataatttaatccttagcattatataatatcaatattttattataatttaaatgttattatgattatttttatataattttttaaatattaataatttataatttatttcaaatattaataattgataattgaaataatattttataatttaataattaacattataaaatattaatattttattataatttaaatgttattatgattattttttatttttattttattttttaaatatttataatttataatttatttaaaatattaataattgatcatttaaatattaatattttatttataatttgatcattaacattataaaatattaatattttatttataatttaaatattattatgattatttatttttaaatataagtaatttataatttgatcattatattaataattgataattaaaatattaatattttattatattttaatcattaatatttaaaaaaattaatattttatttatacattaaatattattatgattattaatttttaaatattaataatttataatttatttaaatatcaataattgattatttacatattaatattttatttataatttaattattaatatttgagggttgtaaatttctaaatttaTGAAAGGTAATTTagtcataataatttttgaaactaTTGCATTAGATATgaaatagctaataccatggGAGTGTTGGTATTAAAAAAGACTTTTTACCAATTTTGAGGAATAACTAAAACAAAGGAATTGTTATTCCTTGCTAAATTACCAAGTTACCAACCAAACAAGGGGAGTAAATAGTAGCTGGAAATAAAGAGGAATAGCAAACGTGCCCTTAGGCGTTTCTATTCCTGTGTGTTACTGGAAGATACAATAGCTCCAGTACTGGTGGCGCTGATAATATTAATTTCCTAACTAAGAAGTTATAAAGTTTTGTTTGTAAGCTTTTTTCTGCCTTTCTTCGACTTCAAAaccatttcttttttggtttgaCATAGGGAGGCATCTGAGGGAGAACTGAAGGGAATCTTGGGTTACACTGAAGAAGACTTGGTTTCCACCGACTTGGTTGGTGACAGCAGGTAAAGATAGAAGCACATCTAGTCATCTATGATAACAGTAGCAGTGAAATCATGTGCAGTGTGCCATGCATCTTTTAGCCATGATTCTGTTAGAAGCACTGATGATATAAGGACCCAAGTACATCATTATCTGATGGTGTGTGTCCATGATGCATATATAAAGGACTGATTGATTATTTCCTTCCGCATGTTTGTCATTGGTTGAAAGTCACCTATGTTGCAATGGCTTTGAAACTTCTGGGTTTAATCTTTTGAGCTGTCTGTTAAATACAATGGACTGCAATAAAGTGATAACTTTTGCTCAATTATCCAGGTCAAGTATCTTCGATGCAAAAGCTGGAATTGCTCTGAATGAAAAGTTTGCCAAGCTTGTCTCGTGGTATGACAATGAGTGGGGCTACAGGTAATTCCATGCAGCAGTTTTACACTTTTTCTTGATTGTTAAGTGCAGACGGCCAACTTTTGTATCCGAATTGAACCAATCTGCTGAAAATTTGTCTCCCTTTTCTTTACCTTGTCAATAAGCTATATATGTGGCAgtactcattttttttctattttccatCTTGTTTTGCAGCTCCCGTATTATTGACCTGATTGTTCACGTGTCAAAAACTAAGTAAGTTGCTTGGCAGTATTGCTTCGGCTACTATATTCTCCGCATGCTTCCCATGTTGTTCCATGTCTACTGTGGGGGCAATGAGTTAAAAATAAGCCTTGTTTTGAGACAATGGCAATAGCTTTTATCACTTGGCAGTTGTTTTTAGTTATCTAGTCTGAGTGAAGCTATATCTTGCATGCATGTATGTTTTGTTCTCGAGGAAATTTGAATTCTTAAAACTGGCCTTAATGCTTGCTACTAATATATTTTGCTTCGCTGGATTTGaatatgaatataaatatatgatctttcttcttattctctctctctctctctctctcacacacacacacacacgtcCCTGCATGCTTAGAGAGGAACTATTTCGAGTGAATTATCAGAGTTAAGTTTggttttattgtttctttatgaTTCAAACTAGTTTTGTAACTTGACAAATGGGGTGTTGAGTGGCGCTGCCACAAGTCATTAACTCCGGATAATCTCCCTAGAAAAGTTGCATTCGACACGAGTCTTGTGGTGATGGTTCATGTCAATGACACAACGCACTTTGATCACATTCCTGTctcacttttttattttcaacaagACAATACATAGGAAATTTGTTAGTTGCACTAAAGTGGGATTACTAATTTCGATTTGTgtgattcttaaattttaaaataccaTTCAtctttataaatgaaaaaaaaggtgaTCACTGGGCCGATCAATGTTATGTCATGAGTCGAACATGTGAAATTGTAGATGGTGTCCCATATTAAAAGCTATCAGTAAATGGATTCCAACTACTCTTACATCTGTTGGAATAGGACCGGTGATGAAATGAAAGGGTTCACAGCCTTCGAATGTTAAAACCTTTTGGTCCCCAAACAGAATACCTTTTGTTGTGGCTCACTCACTCTTCTTATTGATCTAGTGCCCACGTTCCCGCTTTTAATTTGCTTTGGCTGCTTATTATGTTTGGTCACAATTATTGAATtcgaaagcaaaaaaaaaaaaagaaaaagaattttaaagttgaAATGAAACATCAATTTGAACGAGGAATCAACATAGATTTCATAGTATTGTCCAATaagatttctttctttttttaaaaaaaaaaacaaattgaagaaatggCCTGCCTGCGGTAATTAATCACCCTGGATATTCCACATCTGCTCATTAACTTATAAGCTAGGTGGCGGTACAAGTTAAACAGCCCCATATTTCAAATTCCCCCCAAATATCGATCTCTCCGCCAATCTCcccattttttcaaaaaacgTTACTCTCTCTTTCTGCGTCTCTGTTAGGCGGCTACCTCTTCCTTGTTGAGCTGTATAACTCTCTCACGACAACCCCCATTCCTCTCTTTTTactattgtttttctttcttggaaCGTTTTTGATTTTCTcgattcaaaattaaatgccCCCAAATCATGACCTCTCTAAATCCCTAATAAATTGGCGCATTCCAGCACTCCTAGATTAATTTCCCCCTTCCTCTTTGCTTCTGCTCTATCTGCCCTTCCCAATGGCAACTTCAGCGTTCAAGTCAACCACCAAGAGAACTTCCCTCGCCAACTCAACCGGCGACTCTTCTTCCTCCAATCGGACCTCCGTCCACCGTCGCGCCAGGAGTCTCAGCAGATTCTCCAGCCGGCTTCCCGGAGCCGACGACGATGAAGAGCCTACTCCGGCTCCGAGGTCCAGAGGAAGGTTCGTCAACACTGTCAGGGGATCGGGCTTCCCGGAGATTAGTCTCGACGATCTCGCCATTGAGCTCTTTGACTCCTCCCTCAGAGGACGCTCGGCTTCGCGGAATGCTGACGTCAGTCCCCGTAATGGTGAAGGAGGGAAAGGAGGAGGAGAGAGTGCGACTCAGAGAAGAGGAAGGTCGGTGTCCAGGCAAGGATCCAGGGGTAGTTTTGTAAATAGTGGTGGTGGAGGAAGGTTAACTTCGGACACTGCTAACTCCAGGAGGAGAAGATCGGTCTCAGTTGTTCGGTATCAAATTAGCGATTCTGAGGTAGTATTATCATCATCAGCATCAGCATCATCACGATTGTTTTTATTCTGATGTGTATGCTCATTATTTAGAAGAATGCATTAGTCATATTAGACTGTTTAGCTGTATAAAGGATTAGAGGTCTAATCTCATTTTAATGACACATTATTGAGAGCCCTGACTTCGCTATCTGTTTGCTTGTTTTGCGGTTGACTTTTGCTTAATTTGGAATCAAACATCAATTTATGTGGACAAGCCAACAAAAACTTTTATCTTGTAAGGCATGCACTTGTAACATAGCCGTAATTGCTTGGTTGAAGTTTAAATACATTGACCAATATGAGAAAAATGTGGGATTATTTGGTAAGTACTTTTGGCTTCCCTTTCAAGTATTCAATAACTTTCAAACTCTTGATGGTATAGCTAGTGTCATTGCTAAGTTTGTGTTCCAAATCTGGAAGGTTCAGTTCAGTTCATTCATTGGCATTTATTTTGTGGATTTTAGTGATTAGATGCCAAATCATTTTGCTTTACTTGATAGTAGATTAATCTTTTATCAGGCTAGGTAGTTTTGCATGTCATTTGAAGGAAATAAATGCAGAATTTAATTAGTCAAATActattattttcttgtcttatATTTAAGATGAAGTGTCACTGATAATAGACAATAATGTACTAGTGTACTTGGTCAACTGGAATGGTTTGGTTGGCTTTAATAAAATCTATTGGTTTTTTAATCGTACTAGGAATAACTTTCAAAATACTTACTTGTTATCATGTATGCATATCTTGTTATTAAAAATGGCAGAGTGATCTAGATAATTCACATAACTCAAGCAATCGTGCAAGTGTGAGGAGTTCCATTGGTGGAAATCAGATATCCTCGACTCATAAGCCAACAGCTTTGAATGATAGACAAGGATTGAGAAGGACTCTGAGCCAAAAGGACTTAAAGTATCATGATGGCTACTCTGTAAGCTTTCTATCTCTTAAAAATCTCATTCAACTTTATTTTATCACCACTTAGTTAAGTGGGATGTTTATATAAGGATGCAATTTAGTGGTTGGGTTTATCCTCACTGTACCAGAATATCTTTTAGCAtctttcaaactcatttttgtcaaatttgttTCGTAAGcttaaatgaaatttatacatatatggaACCAGAGCCACTCTTCTGCTTTAACTGATGATGAGGGAAGGGATGCTCTCTCCAGTAAAAATGGGATGGAGAGGACAATACGAGCGGTTTATGCGCAGAAAAAGGttggttttcttttatagAACACTGCAATTTTATATAACCACTAGGAAGATGTTTTGCTAAATCTGCCACTTACTTTTGTGTTTCCTACCCGTTAGGGGGAGCATCCCACTGGGGATGATATGAATGGTGGGTTGTATGCCGCAATGCGAAAAGAGCTTAGACATGCTGTGGAAGAGATCAAAACACAACTTGAAAAAGTCTGTATTTCTATGTCCTGTTAACATGCTTAATGCTTTATTCACTCCTACATGAGCAAAATTTGGTGCACAGATTTTATCTTCTAAACTTGTTGGATGGTCTCATTGTTTTATGCAGGCAATGGTGAAAACAGAGAAGTCTGGGATAGCAAGTGATTATAGTTTGCAGTCTGACAATTCTGATGTTCTTCAGGCTGTTTCTACAATTAGAAGGAAGTGCacaacaaaatttgaaaaggtGTAAAGTCATATCATGAGCATTCTGTGGTGCAATACTTACCAATGTTATGTCATGTGATTATGGTTATCAGTATGGCATGCTTATTAAAGTGtctaaattaactaataaatacttaaatccttttctctgttttttctGTGTACAGAAGTAACTTTGGGTTGCTAGTTGCATGTGGCCTCTTTAGTCTTCAACAAGTTATACAGTGCActttgtagaatatttttatgttgCTGAAGATTATTGATTCCATTCAGTGACTTAATTCTGTTGGTTCATGATAATCCTAAACTGATGTTTGTTCAGTTTTGTACTTTATATGGGGAAACCAGAAATAAGGTTGCATTTAAGttgcttttgatgaaaaaagatAACTTTCTGTTTCACTTTTTATGCATATAAACAAAGATTTTGGTTAATGCTTAATGACCAGACGATTGATAatcaatattatttatttactttaaacCTTTGATGCTATTTATTTCCTTAATTGAGGTTCTGTACCTCATAATGGAATTCGTTGGTGATTGGTTATATTTCTTGATTTGACAGTCAGAGAAGCGTAGACAAGATTTATTAGCTGAGATTCTGTTGGAGGAGCAGCATGAGAGGGAGCTGTCTAAAATTGTTAAAGAATTGCTTCCTGAACCAAAGAACTCAAGTGTTGAGAAACCATTGCGAGCCAGAAAGGTACAACGTCCTCTTACCATCTCTACAATAATGCAGGACTTTGAATTGCATATGGTTATTTTCAAGTTCTCATTAGttatttgttaaaaatccattatattttgatgttcTTTGATATAAGAAAGGTGAATGAAACttcttttgattgtttaatGAAAATACAAATTGTTTTCCAGAGAAGCAATGATAGAACTAGGATGTCCAAGCAATTGACTGAGGAAGctgaaaaatatattgaagattttatttcaaatgttGAAGATACAGATATTTCTTCATTAGATGGAGACAGGAGTGATACTAGTTCCAGTATAGGAGGAATGACAAAGACACCAACTTTCCAGAGTCCAGCAGTATTTAAGTCTGTACCCGTTGAAATGGATGGGGTAATGCTGCCTTGGTTACAGTGGGAGACTTCTAATGATGCTTCTCCATTATCTTGCAAGAATAAACGCAATCCTTCTCAGGTAATTTGTGACCTGCTAATTGCTATGCTTGCTTCCTATCACTTGGTGACTTACATACCTGCTGTTCATGCTTGTATGCTTGTTGGGCCTTGACAACAAATTGAAAGTTTGCTGATTATGCAAACCATCTCtaatcattctctctccatctCCTGTTTTTTTCTATTCACATATTAGGAAGCATCCTCTGCACAAGATATATGCAATCAATTTACCAGCAGCCGTGGGAGTTGTAGCCCGGCATTTACTGATTGCCCTTCAGTAAGTATTGGGGAAGATACAGGCACTAAATTTGGACAACCTGGAAGTTACCAAAGCCAATTCTCTTCAAATGGAAACAATGCAATGCGGTTTGATGTGGATGATTATCTCAACCTTAAAAGCAACGAAGCGTTTCTACATGAAATATGGAGCCAACGACATAGAATTAGTTCAGGTGGTCTTCTGCTTTGTAACCAGATGTTTTTTTAGCTGCAACCTTGCGGTGCTATGACATATTCGTCTTCCTCCGATTTAAACTACAGTGATTACCCCGTATATATAATTGTTTAATTCCTAATAATCTTTCAACACACTTTCAAGatattattcttttcttgCCCTAATCTAGTCCAGATTGAAAGCGACAGGGCAGTTTAAACAAGCTCATTCTAGCCCACACGAAATACCTATCGGGGGAGTCGGTAGCTATTCCAATTTCTCTCGAATTTCGTAAACCAAGTAACGAAATAggggaagaaaaaagaatggaGAATGGATTGGAAGGGACGCAGGGGTTTAAACAAGTATATTCTAGTCCACACCAAATACCTATTATCGAGGGAGTCggtagttattttaatttctctaGAATTGGTCATTTTTCGAAATGATCTTTTCATGAACCAAGTAACGaattagaggaagaaaaaaaatgaaaaatggaataGTCATTTTCTCAACTAaacatgtatatatttatcatGCTTAAAGATGATTTgagttgttttttttaataaaggaATGAAGTACAAAGATTGATTGCATCATTTTAGATTAAGAAATGCTTAGAGTgtttgtaaataaaataacactaaCACTAGTTGATGGAGAATTAAAAACATGTAACTCTAGAGATAGATTCTCATGGTGAGTGGTTATTTAATCAGTACACTAATTCGTTTCATGATGAACATGAAATATGGTGGCATCCCAAACTGTTAGAGTAATTCCTTTATAAGCTTGAGCATATTGATATTCAGATCCAAATGTGAGCTCTGATTAGATACCTTTAAATGGCAAGCAAAGACTTTGATTCTACCTGAATTTTCTTGAAGCCTCTACCCTAACATAACTTTAATCCCCAGTATAAAGCTCTTAGTTCTGCTGTTAaggataaaaaatatcaattttataTGTAAAGCCTCCTATCTAATTACACCGCCCGAAATTGTCCTCTAGCACTTCCATCAACATTAAACTTAACATAAGAATGCTTTGGTAATTCCCAACCTTTtaggattttctttttcataatgCCTTGATCTCTCCTCCAATTGTCCCAAGCTTCTTCTCATATTTGTTGCCATGCATTGTTAGGTCAAACAAAAGAAGAGTCAGACATAGATAAGTTGCTCCAGTACTATAACGCCACATGGAATGAACAAAAATAGTGCCTCCTGATATTCCATCAATCATTCCATAATTCAGCATATTGTCGTTCTCAatgattgattattttttatattgttaaatATAAGGTAAAAATTTGACTTTGGCCTCGTAGTATATAGCTCATTCACAATATATTTGGATTTGTATTTGATGCGCTTAgattatcttattaaaaaaatttaaaaataaatattattaatttttaaaaattaacaaaaaatataagtacaatttttttttctgttcgTAAATTCGTTTCATCCAATATccacttctcattttcttaaCAACAATAAGTCCTCCAACTCCGTCTCACCGAAtctccttttctttcctcttctcttctcttaaCAACAATGAATTcaaaacttgaatttaattttaattcttgaaaaaaatatttattttactcttcttcttaatttacacattttttttactatttatgtttgtttatttGTCATTCTTATTTGATTAACAAAAGAGATTTTTCAGATACTTAGGTCCTGGCTTAACACCATGCAGTGTAGTATGGGGTTAATTCTTCTGTGTGTGGCTCGGCTGTCTACTTCAGTGTAGATGCGTTGCTATTGCTGAACAGATAATGAAGAGGACCAAATAGAGATATATCTTAATGATTTTATGGCCTAAGGTAAGCTTGGTTCTGGGTAGCATGGAGACAACATTGCTGTTAAGGGAAACTAAGAAGAAGACtgaaacaaatattaaaaattaaattaagaagaagaaaataactattatattcaagaattaaaattaagaattttgagttttgtgacctattttttttaagtttttataaaaaattgataatatttatttttaagtatcttaaaattttatatttgttttttaatgaataacaatatttcataatttaatagTATATAAAAACTATATATGACATTtgtgcatcaaatataaatattattctttttgtcATATGTTTTTACAATTTTGTACAAACAAATTCTCTCTTAAAAATAAGAGTAAAAAAACCAACATTataattgttaatattttgaatttgacagagatattcttattttgatttattaaccgaaattttataattttaaaaattaaacttcAAAATAATGTACAAATCTGTTTGTTATTCCAATGTCAAATTTATGTATCTCTGGTACCTACCAAAAactttttaatgaattaaataaaatttttaaattatgaaataccAATAATggacttttaaaattttc
This window encodes:
- the LOC18605057 gene encoding glyceraldehyde-3-phosphate dehydrogenase, cytosolic, whose amino-acid sequence is MAKVKIGINGFGRIGRLVARVALQRDDVELVAVNDPFISTDYMTYMFRYDSVHGQWKHNELKVKDSKTLLFGEKPVTVFGIRNPEEIPWGETGAEYIVESTGVFTDKDKAAAHLKGGAKKVIISAPSKDAPMFVVGVNEKEYKPEYDIISNASCTTNCLAPLAKVIHDKFGIVEGLMTTVHSITATQKTVDGPSMKDWRGGRAASFNIIPSSTGAAKAVGKVLPALNGKLTGMAFRVPTVNVSVVDLTVRLEKAASYEEIKAAVKEASEGELKGILGYTEEDLVSTDLVGDSRSSIFDAKAGIALNEKFAKLVSWYDNEWGYSSRIIDLIVHVSKTK
- the LOC18605058 gene encoding uncharacterized protein LOC18605058, giving the protein MATSAFKSTTKRTSLANSTGDSSSSNRTSVHRRARSLSRFSSRLPGADDDEEPTPAPRSRGRFVNTVRGSGFPEISLDDLAIELFDSSLRGRSASRNADVSPRNGEGGKGGGESATQRRGRSVSRQGSRGSFVNSGGGGRLTSDTANSRRRRSVSVVRYQISDSESDLDNSHNSSNRASVRSSIGGNQISSTHKPTALNDRQGLRRTLSQKDLKYHDGYSSHSSALTDDEGRDALSSKNGMERTIRAVYAQKKGEHPTGDDMNGGLYAAMRKELRHAVEEIKTQLEKAMVKTEKSGIASDYSLQSDNSDVLQAVSTIRRKCTTKFEKSEKRRQDLLAEILLEEQHERELSKIVKELLPEPKNSSVEKPLRARKRSNDRTRMSKQLTEEAEKYIEDFISNVEDTDISSLDGDRSDTSSSIGGMTKTPTFQSPAVFKSVPVEMDGVMLPWLQWETSNDASPLSCKNKRNPSQEASSAQDICNQFTSSRGSCSPAFTDCPSVSIGEDTGTKFGQPGSYQSQFSSNGNNAMRFDVDDYLNLKSNEAFLHEIWSQRHRISSGGLLLCNQMFF